One window of Bacillus sp. THAF10 genomic DNA carries:
- a CDS encoding MFS transporter, which translates to MEHEKRWAIVSLASIPLVMTLGNSMLIPVLPTIEKKLDISSFQVSMIITVYSIVAIILIPIAGYLSDRIGRKAVILPSLIITAIGGIISGWAGWKMEDPYSIILVGRTLQGIGAAGAAPIVMPLVGDMFKSESEVSENLGIIETSNTLGKVLSPVLGALLAGIVWYLPFFSIPVFCLISIVLMLFLVKSPKKKEKALPFKEFLLAVKGIFHKDSKWLFAIFFVGCILMFVLFGVLFYLSDLLEKKHGIEGVKKGVFLAVPLATLCIASFFTGKKIQKNKVLMKWLIVFSVTVLGISVFANSFFEGVWMTMALFSVGGLGIGVALPSLDALITEGIEKEERGTITSIYSSMRFIGVALGPPIVALLIKGEDTLMFYVLSGVCALALFISMKGIHPENDKNRAES; encoded by the coding sequence ATGGAGCATGAAAAAAGATGGGCAATCGTATCATTGGCATCGATTCCACTTGTAATGACTTTAGGAAATTCGATGTTAATACCTGTTCTTCCAACGATTGAAAAGAAACTCGATATTTCTTCTTTCCAGGTTAGTATGATTATTACCGTGTACTCCATCGTAGCAATTATTCTTATTCCTATAGCAGGCTATTTATCAGACAGAATCGGTAGAAAGGCGGTTATTCTTCCTAGTCTAATTATTACTGCAATTGGTGGTATTATTTCTGGTTGGGCAGGTTGGAAAATGGAAGATCCTTATTCGATTATACTTGTTGGGAGAACACTCCAAGGAATTGGTGCTGCAGGAGCCGCTCCCATTGTCATGCCACTAGTAGGTGATATGTTTAAGAGTGAAAGTGAAGTTAGTGAAAACTTAGGAATTATTGAGACTTCCAATACGCTTGGAAAAGTACTTAGTCCAGTATTAGGTGCCTTATTAGCGGGGATTGTTTGGTATCTTCCTTTTTTTTCTATCCCTGTATTTTGTCTTATTTCCATTGTACTCATGCTTTTTTTAGTAAAAAGTCCAAAGAAGAAAGAAAAAGCATTGCCGTTTAAGGAATTTCTATTAGCTGTAAAAGGTATATTTCACAAAGATTCCAAATGGCTGTTTGCGATTTTCTTCGTGGGTTGCATCCTGATGTTTGTCTTATTTGGAGTGTTATTTTATTTGTCTGACTTATTGGAAAAGAAGCATGGTATCGAGGGAGTGAAAAAAGGTGTGTTTTTAGCTGTCCCTTTAGCTACCTTATGCATCGCATCGTTTTTTACAGGTAAAAAAATTCAAAAAAACAAAGTGCTAATGAAATGGCTTATTGTCTTCAGTGTGACGGTTTTAGGGATCAGTGTGTTTGCGAATAGTTTTTTTGAGGGTGTTTGGATGACGATGGCGCTGTTTTCCGTAGGTGGACTGGGAATAGGGGTAGCACTTCCTAGTTTAGATGCTCTCATTACAGAAGGAATCGAAAAAGAAGAAAGAGGAACTATTACATCTATATATAGTTCCATGAGATTTATAGGTGTTGCACTTGGACCGCCAATAGTTGCACTGTTGATAAAAGGTGAGGACACTTTAATGTTTTATGTGTTGTCAGGAGTTTGTGCTCTTGCATTGTTTATATCCATGAAAGGAATTCATCCGGAAAATGACAAAAACAGGGCGGAAAGTTAA
- the sigI gene encoding RNA polymerase sigma factor SigI, whose product MKPVLSLLFKFGKQRTKTLEDEVLEIQAGNINLQNKLIDKYKPFIAKSVSTVCKRYISEADDEFSIGLIAFNEAIEKYSKDKGSSLISFADLIIKRRVIDYIRKESKNATITMSEQDVEQDDYASNRIEATLSVEEFNKQIEQEQRREEIRYYQTVLKDFGLSFADLIECSPKHADARQNAIEVANTLIQETELKNHLFEKKMIPMKQLEGMVDVSRKTIERNRKYIIAVSIILSGDYIYLKDYLKGAITSEKRDCARSS is encoded by the coding sequence GTGAAGCCGGTGCTGAGCCTACTTTTTAAATTTGGCAAACAACGCACAAAGACTCTTGAAGATGAAGTGCTGGAAATACAAGCTGGCAATATAAACTTACAAAATAAATTGATTGATAAATACAAACCCTTTATTGCGAAAAGTGTATCAACTGTGTGTAAACGATATATTAGTGAAGCAGACGACGAATTCAGTATTGGTTTGATTGCTTTTAATGAAGCCATTGAAAAGTACTCTAAAGATAAAGGGAGCTCGCTTATTTCTTTTGCAGACTTAATTATTAAACGAAGAGTGATTGACTATATTCGTAAAGAGAGTAAGAATGCAACCATTACGATGTCAGAGCAGGACGTGGAACAAGATGATTATGCCTCCAATCGCATTGAGGCAACTTTGTCTGTGGAAGAATTTAATAAGCAAATCGAACAAGAGCAACGCAGAGAAGAGATTCGGTATTATCAAACTGTTTTAAAGGATTTTGGATTAAGTTTTGCAGACCTTATTGAGTGCTCTCCAAAACATGCAGATGCTAGGCAAAATGCTATTGAGGTTGCCAATACCCTTATTCAAGAAACGGAATTAAAAAATCATCTATTTGAAAAAAAGATGATACCAATGAAGCAGTTAGAAGGGATGGTTGACGTTAGCAGAAAAACAATTGAGCGCAACCGTAAATATATCATCGCTGTTTCGATTATATTATCGGGGGATTATATATATTTGAAAGATTATTTAAAAGGGGCGATTACGAGTGAAAAAAGGGATTGTGCTCGAAGTTCATGA
- a CDS encoding B12-binding domain-containing radical SAM protein — protein MKIIATTLNAKYIHTNLAIRFLKAYAEPEYKIDITEYTIKDPVMNIVSDLIQQKPDVIGFSCYIWNIEETIKVISMLKKINPHLVIVLGGPEVTYDVSYWLERLKDVDFIVLGEGEITFKQLLKELEGDGDFSSISGLAYRLNEENKISPQRNKVDLKELPSPYRFEEDLQALSKRVTYFETSRGCPFSCQFCLSSIEVGVRYFDREKVKEDIRFLMKNGAKTIKFVDRTFNISRSYAMEMFRFLIDEHLPGTVFQFEITADIMRPEVIDFLNKEAPKGLFRFEIGVQSTNDATNELVMRKQNFSKLSRTVTMVKDGGKIDQHLDLIAGLPEEDYHSFKKTFNDVFEMRPEELQLGFLKMLRGTGLRIRSEDHHYVYMDQAPYEILGNNVLSFDDIIRIKQVEDVLEKYWNDHRMDVTVEYLVTNVFDTPFDFFQQFGSYWDKEGWSRIGHQLEDLFKRLEAFLHSVSPEALSLVENLMKYDYLLHQKFKPRKPWWENRVEKETRTKLYKEISQQPGILGTSFSDLQLTEKDLYKHTMIESLHFDLDLYRKTGKIKKEEGYVLVYFNQSENKTVIYPINNISKKNAS, from the coding sequence ATGAAAATTATTGCTACAACCTTAAACGCAAAGTATATCCATACTAACCTTGCCATCCGCTTTTTAAAAGCTTATGCTGAGCCGGAGTATAAGATAGATATTACGGAATATACGATAAAAGATCCTGTGATGAATATAGTTTCAGATCTTATCCAACAAAAACCTGATGTTATCGGTTTTAGCTGCTATATTTGGAACATTGAAGAAACCATAAAAGTGATTAGCATGTTAAAGAAAATAAATCCTCATTTAGTCATCGTCCTTGGGGGGCCTGAGGTTACTTATGATGTTTCCTATTGGCTTGAACGCTTAAAGGATGTGGATTTCATTGTCCTTGGAGAAGGAGAAATTACCTTCAAGCAATTATTAAAAGAGCTCGAAGGAGACGGAGATTTTTCTAGCATTAGTGGGCTTGCCTACCGCCTTAACGAGGAAAATAAAATCTCTCCACAGCGTAATAAAGTCGATTTAAAAGAGCTGCCCTCCCCATATCGTTTCGAGGAAGATCTTCAAGCGCTGTCAAAGCGTGTCACGTATTTTGAAACAAGCAGAGGATGTCCCTTCAGCTGTCAATTTTGCCTCTCTTCCATTGAAGTCGGAGTAAGATACTTTGATCGGGAGAAAGTGAAAGAAGATATCCGTTTTCTTATGAAAAACGGAGCTAAAACGATTAAGTTTGTAGACCGAACATTTAATATTAGTCGTAGCTATGCCATGGAGATGTTTCGCTTTCTAATTGACGAGCATCTACCAGGAACCGTGTTTCAATTTGAAATCACTGCTGACATCATGCGTCCAGAGGTTATCGATTTTTTAAACAAGGAAGCACCAAAAGGGCTTTTCCGCTTTGAAATTGGTGTTCAATCCACCAATGATGCTACTAATGAGCTGGTGATGAGGAAACAAAACTTCTCTAAGCTTTCACGTACCGTCACGATGGTAAAGGATGGTGGGAAAATAGATCAGCATCTAGACCTTATCGCTGGCTTACCTGAAGAGGATTATCATTCCTTTAAGAAAACATTTAATGATGTCTTTGAAATGCGCCCTGAGGAGCTTCAGCTTGGATTCCTTAAAATGCTTCGTGGAACTGGATTAAGAATTCGTTCTGAAGATCATCATTATGTATATATGGATCAAGCACCATACGAGATATTAGGAAATAATGTGCTCTCCTTTGATGACATTATCCGAATTAAACAAGTAGAGGACGTTTTAGAAAAGTATTGGAATGATCATCGAATGGATGTAACGGTGGAATATTTAGTTACCAACGTGTTTGACACACCATTTGATTTCTTCCAACAGTTCGGGTCCTACTGGGATAAAGAGGGTTGGTCAAGAATTGGCCACCAATTGGAGGATTTGTTCAAACGCCTGGAAGCATTTTTACATTCGGTATCTCCCGAGGCGCTTTCTCTTGTAGAAAACCTAATGAAGTATGATTACTTGTTACATCAAAAATTTAAGCCTCGTAAACCGTGGTGGGAAAATAGAGTAGAGAAAGAAACAAGAACCAAGCTCTACAAAGAAATCTCTCAACAACCAGGTATTCTTGGTACCAGCTTTTCCGACCTGCAATTAACCGAAAAAGATCTTTACAAGCATACCATGATTGAATCCCTTCATTTTGACTTAGATCTTTATCGAAAAACAGGCAAGATAAAGAAAGAGGAAGGCTATGTGCTTGTGTATTTCAATCAATCGGAAAACAAAACAGTAATATATCCAATTAATAACATATCCAAAAAAAATGCTAGCTAA
- a CDS encoding DUF3905 domain-containing protein, with amino-acid sequence MTDNKKSKDVPYLEETMPHQINSPSFKGSKITMQPPFINEHGIVIGDSLYNSDDSPLNNWSDEVDPAIMAGDHWVHPTNDIGWNSAENRELIEKSKAPQGVPFTHPDKDVSYDRD; translated from the coding sequence ATGACGGACAATAAAAAATCAAAAGACGTTCCATATTTAGAGGAAACAATGCCCCACCAAATCAATTCTCCAAGTTTTAAGGGAAGTAAAATTACCATGCAGCCACCGTTCATTAATGAACATGGAATTGTGATTGGAGATAGCTTATATAATTCTGATGATTCACCGTTAAACAATTGGAGTGACGAGGTAGATCCAGCCATCATGGCAGGAGATCATTGGGTGCATCCCACAAATGATATCGGTTGGAATTCTGCTGAAAACAGGGAGCTTATTGAAAAATCGAAGGCTCCTCAAGGTGTCCCATTTACTCACCCGGACAAAGACGTGAGCTATGATAGAGATTAA
- a CDS encoding Ku protein: MHTMWKGSISFGLVNIPIKMFSATEDKDIKLRTLHKECHSPIKYEKICPNCDKEVKQEDLVKGIEYIKGKFVILDEKELKELKEEHEDKSVKIIDFVKLEDIDPIYFNRSYFLGPGENGSKAYSLLREALESSNKIGVAEITIRSKQQLAIVRVYKDCLVMETVHYPDEVRSTTDVPGVPERKKVAEKELQTAITLIDQLTTEFDPEKYHDDYREAVLRLVHEKVNRKEGTTTPTEKADNDNIVDLMSALQASIERTKDQGQKTVKKKNAQEKGQPKEKAASSATPKKKTTKKKKASS; this comes from the coding sequence ATGCACACAATGTGGAAGGGTTCCATCAGCTTTGGACTTGTGAATATACCAATCAAAATGTTCTCGGCAACTGAGGACAAGGACATTAAGTTACGTACACTTCATAAAGAATGCCACAGTCCTATTAAATATGAAAAAATCTGTCCAAACTGTGATAAAGAAGTAAAACAGGAAGATCTCGTAAAAGGGATCGAATATATAAAGGGAAAATTTGTCATTCTTGACGAAAAAGAATTAAAAGAACTTAAAGAAGAGCACGAGGATAAAAGTGTTAAAATCATTGATTTTGTCAAGCTAGAGGATATAGATCCTATTTACTTTAACCGCTCTTATTTTTTGGGACCAGGTGAGAATGGCAGTAAGGCGTATTCTTTACTTCGAGAAGCATTAGAAAGTTCTAACAAGATTGGAGTAGCGGAAATCACCATTCGCTCCAAGCAACAGCTAGCAATTGTTCGGGTGTACAAAGATTGTTTAGTAATGGAGACTGTTCACTATCCTGATGAAGTAAGAAGCACCACAGATGTCCCTGGTGTTCCGGAAAGAAAAAAAGTAGCAGAAAAAGAATTACAAACAGCCATCACGCTAATTGATCAACTTACAACTGAGTTTGACCCAGAGAAATATCATGATGACTATCGGGAAGCAGTCCTCCGTTTAGTTCATGAAAAAGTGAATAGAAAAGAAGGAACGACCACTCCAACAGAAAAGGCAGACAATGATAATATTGTGGATTTAATGAGTGCGCTCCAAGCTAGTATTGAACGAACGAAAGATCAAGGCCAAAAAACTGTAAAGAAAAAAAATGCTCAAGAAAAAGGTCAACCAAAGGAAAAAGCAGCTTCTTCAGCAACACCAAAAAAGAAAACCACAAAGAAAAAGAAAGCATCTAGCTAA
- a CDS encoding SDR family oxidoreductase, which produces MNGYFFTGFPGFICQQLVHELLETRKDIHHLFLLVLPTQKNISASLIQKLKSAYPNTSFHLIEGDITKQNLNLNNEDHLLIRENVQYVFHLAAIYDLAVKKEIATHVNVNGTQQVVNLLPSLPYLKRFVYFSTAYVAGKRGGTIFERELVHQEGFKNHYEETKYLAEIIVNQAKNNLPVTIIRPGIVKGHSLTGATIKFDGPYLMLNFLDHLRFLPVIPHLGKGEAEFNVVPIDYIVKSTCYLTHSEAALGKTLHLTNPHPITMREAYSVLMEKLLKRAPRGSLPLQMAKLFLQVPSARKWLRVEKEALDYFTWRGSFDCSEAQNILKDGGIVCPRFIDTAETMVKYYVEHKDDNVKHIHIS; this is translated from the coding sequence GTGAATGGTTATTTCTTTACGGGTTTTCCTGGTTTTATTTGTCAACAGTTAGTGCATGAATTGTTAGAGACAAGAAAGGATATTCATCATCTTTTTCTTTTGGTACTTCCTACACAAAAAAATATCTCCGCTTCGCTTATTCAAAAGTTAAAAAGTGCCTATCCAAATACTAGCTTTCACCTTATAGAAGGAGATATTACCAAGCAAAATTTAAACTTAAATAACGAGGATCATTTGCTGATACGCGAAAACGTTCAATATGTTTTCCATTTGGCCGCTATTTATGATTTAGCAGTAAAAAAAGAAATTGCTACCCATGTAAATGTTAATGGTACCCAACAAGTAGTAAATTTACTGCCATCATTGCCTTATCTAAAACGATTTGTGTATTTTAGTACAGCGTACGTTGCAGGAAAGAGAGGAGGAACGATTTTTGAACGTGAACTTGTTCATCAAGAAGGCTTTAAAAATCATTATGAAGAAACGAAATATTTAGCGGAAATAATTGTTAATCAAGCAAAGAATAACCTCCCTGTAACGATTATCCGACCTGGCATAGTAAAAGGACATAGCCTCACAGGAGCGACTATTAAGTTCGATGGACCATACCTGATGTTGAATTTTTTAGATCATTTACGGTTTCTTCCTGTCATTCCGCATCTTGGGAAGGGAGAAGCAGAGTTTAATGTGGTACCGATTGATTATATTGTAAAAAGTACGTGCTATCTTACCCATTCTGAGGCAGCACTAGGAAAAACGTTGCATCTAACGAATCCCCATCCTATTACTATGAGAGAGGCTTATAGTGTTCTGATGGAAAAACTGTTAAAACGAGCTCCGAGAGGTTCTCTTCCATTGCAAATGGCTAAATTGTTTTTACAGGTACCAAGTGCACGAAAGTGGTTGAGAGTGGAAAAAGAGGCATTAGATTATTTTACTTGGAGGGGAAGCTTTGATTGTTCTGAAGCACAGAATATCCTAAAGGATGGAGGAATTGTTTGTCCTCGTTTTATAGATACGGCGGAAACGATGGTTAAATATTATGTAGAACATAAGGATGATAACGTAAAGCATATTCATATAAGCTAA
- a CDS encoding TrkH family potassium uptake protein, whose protein sequence is MIKFKAIFSEKVHNLSPAQLIVSFYFIAVLVAVSLLSLPIARYEEAEWSFINALFTAVSAVSVTGLTVVSTAETFTTPGVFILAFVLQFGGVGVMAVGTFIWLLLGRKIGLRERRLMMLDQNQSNLSGIVKLVKQILVLILTIELVGAFILGTYFLSYFDSWQEAYFQGFFAAVSATTNGGFDITGSSLVPFANDYFVQFIVIILIIAGAIGFPVLVEVKEFIVHKNGKFRFSLFTKITSITFAFLITFGTIAIIILEFDEYFKGMTWHESLFYAMFQSVTTRSGGLATMDVSEFTLPTLLVMSGLMFIGASPSSVGGGIRTTTFALNILFLYHFARGNRNIKLFGREIHEEDIIKSLVVLILAITICFSSIIILSITEDFALIQIIFEVCSAFGTTGLSMGITPDLSSFGKLVIICLMFIGRVGLITFLFIMESKQKPPKYHYPVERVIIG, encoded by the coding sequence ATGATTAAATTTAAAGCTATTTTTAGTGAGAAAGTACATAATTTATCTCCAGCGCAGTTAATTGTAAGTTTTTATTTCATTGCTGTGCTGGTAGCTGTTAGCCTTCTAAGTTTACCCATTGCGAGATATGAAGAAGCAGAATGGAGTTTTATCAACGCTTTGTTTACTGCTGTGAGCGCTGTAAGTGTTACTGGACTTACTGTTGTTAGTACAGCAGAAACATTTACCACTCCGGGTGTATTTATTCTTGCTTTCGTTTTGCAATTTGGTGGTGTAGGGGTAATGGCGGTAGGCACATTCATTTGGCTGTTACTAGGTAGAAAAATTGGCCTTCGTGAACGTCGATTAATGATGCTTGATCAAAATCAATCAAATTTATCAGGTATTGTAAAGCTTGTTAAGCAAATCCTTGTGCTTATTCTTACAATTGAACTTGTGGGGGCTTTCATTCTTGGTACTTACTTTCTGTCTTATTTCGATTCATGGCAGGAAGCTTATTTTCAAGGTTTTTTCGCAGCAGTAAGCGCCACAACAAATGGTGGTTTCGACATAACTGGCTCTTCTCTTGTTCCATTTGCAAATGATTATTTTGTCCAATTTATCGTGATTATCCTAATTATTGCTGGTGCGATTGGCTTTCCAGTTCTAGTGGAAGTGAAAGAATTTATTGTCCATAAGAATGGAAAATTCCGTTTTTCTTTGTTTACGAAAATCACCAGCATTACATTTGCTTTTTTAATTACCTTTGGGACAATCGCCATCATCATTTTGGAGTTTGATGAGTATTTCAAGGGTATGACATGGCATGAAAGCCTGTTTTATGCCATGTTTCAATCTGTAACTACGAGAAGTGGTGGCCTTGCTACCATGGATGTTAGCGAGTTTACCTTACCAACTCTTCTTGTCATGAGCGGTCTTATGTTTATAGGTGCGTCTCCAAGTTCTGTTGGAGGCGGGATACGTACGACGACCTTTGCCTTAAATATTTTGTTTTTATATCATTTCGCTAGAGGGAATCGCAATATAAAATTGTTTGGAAGAGAAATTCACGAAGAGGATATTATCAAGTCTTTAGTGGTGCTAATCCTCGCCATTACCATTTGTTTTAGCTCTATCATTATTTTGTCTATTACAGAGGATTTTGCCTTAATTCAAATTATTTTTGAAGTGTGTTCTGCTTTTGGTACGACAGGATTATCCATGGGAATTACCCCTGACTTATCCTCCTTTGGCAAGCTTGTTATTATTTGCTTAATGTTTATTGGACGTGTAGGACTGATTACTTTTCTCTTCATTATGGAGAGTAAACAGAAACCACCTAAATACCACTATCCAGTGGAGCGTGTCATAATTGGATAG
- a CDS encoding anti-sigma factor domain-containing protein: MKKGIVLEVHDEDVTILTPEGEFLKSRKQKGHVDIGEEITFFPLHQTEKSRMKKVHSILISRWTMIVAAAIIILALSFYPRYVSNQVYAYISVDVNPSIELGVNKKMEVISMEAYNDEGRKIIEQLVEWKKQDISKVTTDLFDVIRQQGYFKENREVLIASLINNETKSSWKTEMQGKITALSETIKTENVNITTMESTLNKRTDALKEGLSPGKFIQKEKEQETVDSVDTSKREVIPTTQVKAKPSGVNIDAPKSEKTSEIVSKAGAEKALKAEQKEKKKDRKEARVNEKAKRKTERNEKKAERKMERNEKKEERKTERNEKKEERKTERNEKKEERKAERKEKKEERKAERKERRQDRKEDREHIINERKKDLKKKENEVRQNIKLEKELWHH; encoded by the coding sequence GTGAAAAAAGGGATTGTGCTCGAAGTTCATGACGAAGATGTCACTATTCTGACCCCTGAGGGCGAATTTTTAAAATCAAGAAAACAAAAGGGGCATGTCGATATAGGGGAAGAAATAACGTTTTTCCCACTTCATCAAACAGAGAAAAGCAGAATGAAAAAAGTTCATTCTATTTTAATTTCAAGATGGACAATGATTGTAGCAGCAGCAATTATTATCCTCGCACTTTCATTTTATCCAAGATATGTGAGTAACCAGGTTTATGCTTATATATCAGTGGATGTAAACCCAAGTATTGAATTAGGGGTCAATAAAAAAATGGAAGTTATCTCTATGGAAGCTTATAATGATGAAGGCAGGAAAATCATTGAACAACTTGTTGAATGGAAGAAACAAGATATTTCGAAGGTTACAACGGACTTGTTTGATGTTATCCGGCAACAAGGGTATTTCAAAGAGAACAGAGAGGTATTAATCGCTTCTCTTATCAATAATGAAACAAAATCGAGTTGGAAAACGGAAATGCAAGGGAAAATCACCGCATTATCTGAAACCATTAAAACGGAAAACGTTAATATAACTACGATGGAATCCACTTTAAATAAAAGAACAGATGCCTTAAAAGAAGGACTTTCTCCTGGTAAGTTTATTCAAAAAGAAAAAGAACAGGAGACTGTGGATAGTGTAGATACCTCAAAGCGGGAGGTTATTCCAACAACACAGGTGAAGGCAAAGCCATCAGGTGTTAACATTGATGCGCCTAAATCAGAAAAAACATCTGAAATAGTCTCGAAAGCAGGCGCTGAAAAAGCTCTAAAAGCAGAACAAAAGGAAAAGAAGAAAGATCGAAAAGAAGCACGGGTAAATGAAAAAGCAAAACGCAAAACCGAGCGGAACGAAAAGAAAGCAGAGCGTAAAATGGAGCGGAACGAAAAGAAAGAAGAACGTAAAACGGAGCGGAACGAAAAGAAAGAAGAGCGTAAAACGGAGCGGAACGAAAAGAAAGAAGAGCGCAAAGCGGAACGGAAAGAAAAGAAAGAAGAGCGCAAAGCGGAAAGAAAAGAACGTCGACAAGATCGAAAAGAAGATAGAGAGCATATTATAAATGAGCGTAAAAAAGACTTGAAGAAAAAAGAAAATGAAGTAAGACAAAACATCAAGCTGGAAAAAGAACTCTGGCATCATTAA
- a CDS encoding alpha/beta-type small acid-soluble spore protein — MARRNKLLVPGIEQALDQIKYEIAQEFGVSLGSDTVSRSNGSVGGEITKRLVAQAQSQLKGK, encoded by the coding sequence ATGGCACGACGTAATAAACTTCTCGTACCTGGAATTGAACAAGCATTAGATCAAATCAAATACGAAATTGCACAAGAATTTGGTGTATCACTTGGTTCTGACACAGTTTCACGCTCCAATGGTTCTGTAGGTGGAGAGATCACTAAGCGCTTAGTAGCTCAAGCTCAATCACAACTTAAAGGTAAATAA